Below is a genomic region from Persicimonas caeni.
ACGCCGCGTTGGTAGCAGGCTTGCGCATGCTGGGGGTCGATCTCGAGGGCGCGATCGAAGAGTTCGAGCGCCTCCTCGTGCTCTCCCTCGTCGCACAGCTCGATGCCCCGGTAGGTCAGCTCCCAGGATTCCGGAAGCAACGCCCCCGCCAACAACTGCTCGCTGGTCGCGGGGTTGGTTTCGCGCTGGTACACCGCCAGATTCCCGCCACTTTTGAACGATCTGGGGAACTTGCGCGTGTCCTTCGCCCAGCGAATCCGAAGCTCGTCGTCGTTCACGCCAATGAGCCCGATGTGGGACTCCTCGCCGTCGCGGCTGACCGTCAGACGCCCCACCTCGTCGTCCCACTCGATCTGGTACTCGTGCTTGGAGTGCTTGGAAATGTAGCCGGCGAACGACGGCCTGACCGGCCACAGCCGCTGCTCCTCGATGACCAGATGAGACTGATCGGTCCGCACCGGGCTCCCCTCGCGCGTCAGCGACTGCAATCGCCAGGCACCGAGCGCCGGCTTGGGGTCGAATGCCTCCATCTTCAAGGCACGCTTGAGCTGGGCGACCTCATCGGGGGTCAGCGCCGACATGGCGTTGTCGACCGAGATGTCTAGTTCCAGCGAATTGATGGCGTCAATGAGCTCGAACTTGCCCAGACCCAGCTCTGCTGCGAGTTGATATACACGCGTCGTCATTGAAGTTCCTCTCAGAAAGACCCGCTCATTGCGGCATGTCAGCGGTGCGACGCCTACCACGGCAGACGCGGCGTCCGAAAGTCATAGAATTCATTCGTCTTCAGATCCCGTCGCTTCGTCCTAGTTGTCCGAACGGAGCCCCCCTCTTGCGAACTCTGCACCGCCGGTGCGAGGCCCGATCACCCCTCTTGCAAACTCTTCAACGCCGGTGCGACGCCCGATCACCCCTCTTGCAAACTCTTCAACGCCGTTGCGGCGCACGATCACCCCTCTTGCAAACTCTTCAACGCCGGTGCGGCGCCCGATCACCCCTCTTGCAAACTCTTCAACGCCGTTGCGGCGCACGATCACCCCTCGTGCAAACTCTTCAACGCCGGTGCGACGCCCGATCACCCCTCTTGCAAACTCTTCAACGCCGTTGCGACGCCCGATCACCCCTCATTCAAACTCTGCAACGCCGTTGCGAGGCCCGATCACCCCCGCCGCAAAAATCGCGACGGCGTTGCCCTGTCGACAAACCCTTGCTGCAGGTCTTTACAAGAGGGGTTGATCGACGGGGCAAAGCCCCTGCAGACTTCGCAACGCCGTTGCGACGCCCGATCCCCCCCTCGCAAAAATCGCGCCGGCATCCGATCGACACCGCAACGCACGGGTCGGCTCCATCGTCGGGGAATGTACGTCCCTTCCGACGCCCTTCCCTTCTGACGCCTACCACTCTCTTACTTCTGGACGTCGACGCGATCCGACAGTACGACGGTGATTCTACAGTTCTACGACGGGAGATTTGAACCATGACGCAATCCATCATCGAAGCGGCGAAATCGAGCCGCTCCAAATGCGGCGAATGCAAAAAGAAGATCGACAAGGGCGAGCTGCGTTTCGGCGTGTACCAGGAGCGGTGGGATAGCTACCGATGGTACCACCTGGCCTGCGGCGCGGCCCAGGACCGCGAGGCCTTCCTCGAGGCTGCCGAGAAGTACGGGAAGCTCGAGAATCTCGACCAAATCCTCGAGGACGCCAAGAGCGTGGGCAAGGGGACCAAGACGCCGCGCGTCGAGGTCGCTCCCAGCGCGCGATCGAGCTGTGTGGTGTGTGAGGAGAAGATCGAGCCGAAAGGGACGCTACGCGGCGTGCTCTTCCGTGAAGTCGAACCGGACACCTGGCGCAAGGGATTCACCCACGTCGAGTGCATGACCCAGGTGTCCGACCTCGACCGTGAGGTTCTCCTCGAGCAGGTCCTGGAAAACTCGCTGCTGACGGACGAGCAAGCCGAGCAGGTCGTCGACGAACTCTGATTGAGTTCGAGACGAGGCGCGCCCAACGAGGCTAAGGATCACCCATACTCTTCGAAGTCGAGTGGTGTGACACCGAAGTGAGATTCAACCTTTCGGCGAGGATAGCGCCGCCAGATTCGGATGCGAACCCCGCAGGCGATGCAGCGCATCGTCGAGGAGTGAGCGCCGAAGCTGGTGGTGCTAGACCGGCGAAGGTGAATCGAATCTCGGTGTCACACCACTAGATCTTCATCGATCGCGGCGAGCGCCTCGTCTTCTTCGACCTGTTGCATCTCGAGCAGAAGAATGTCCGGGTCGACGTCGTGCTGCGGGACGTCGAATTTGCCGGTGAGCTCCGAATCGGGTTTAAGCTCACCGCGCTCGTACAGGTCCCACATCTCGTACCCATAGCGCAGCTCGTGCGGGGGGCGCCCGAACCTCAACGCGTCGGTGATGTTGGCGACGTCGCGCAGCAAGATTTTGCGCGCATGATTGTTGCGGGCGGCCGCGATGGACTGCGGAAAGTCGATGATGACCGGCCCATCCTCTTCGAGCAGCACGTTGAACACCGACAAGTCTGCGTGGACGACGTCTGCGCACAGCATCTTGACGACCTCCCTCAAGATCTGGTCGCACAACGCCACGCCGCGCTCTTTGTCGAGCGCACAATCGGCGATGCGCGGCGCGACCCCGCCGTCGGGTCCCTCGACACACTCCATGACCAGAACGCCGTCGACGAACGTGTGCGGCTTGGGCACGCGCACGCCGGCGGCGTACAGTTTCTTGATCATGTCTGCTTCGGCGGAGTTCCAGGCGGCCTCTTCCTGCTCGCGCCCGTAGCGACTGCGCTTGCCCATCGCTCGCCGGTCACGCGAATTGCGCACCTTGCGGCTTTCGGTGTACTCGGAGCGATTGCGAAACGAGCGCTTCTGCATGTCCTTGTAGACCTTGGCGGCGCGAAGCTCCCCGCCGGACTCGACCAGATAGACCTGCGCTTCTTTTCCGCTCAATAGCGGCCGAACGACGCTTTCAATCACACCGTACTCGATAAGCGGCACCAGCCGCGGTGGCATCCTCATAAGACTCCTAGGGGGAAGCAGAACCTCCGGCTAACGCACGTGTGCGCCCGTCGATTCCGCGAACACCCGGCCACCTACATGATTCGCCCCTCGCGCGCCATCGTAATGTAGCGATACTCAATCAGCCCTATCGACTACGTGTCGAGGTATCCCACGGCGCCCCGGGCCTCAGCAAACGTCGCATGGCCGCATGGAATGGGCTTCGTCGGGAAATGTGCTTCCCTTACCGACGGCCGACATGGTGTCTGGCACCGTGAGGACTCAGGATTTGGCCTTACGGGCTTGCGAGCGTGATGTCGCGTGACATGTCGGCGCAGACGTACCACTCGGCATCGTCGGCGAAAGCATGGACGAGCGCCGGGCAATCGAGAGTAGCAACCGCCTCGAGAAATGTCTTCGGCTCCTTCGACAGAGCCTCTTCAAGTGCGGCGCGAGCAAGTGACTGCTCGCAAAGGTAAAGCCAGAAATCTCCGCAGTGCAGGTGGTCGATGAGGTCCGTTGGTGTCACCGTCGACTCGACCTGCCAGTGGCGCTCTTCCACCTGTATCAAATGCGGCTCGAGCGTTGGGGCGTCGATCTTCGTTTCGCAAACTAAGAAGAGAGGAAAGAACGACGACAGAAGTCGCGCTAGTACCTCTTGCCTCGTTTGCTCGAAGCTACGCCTCCGCTTGCCCCACCAGGCGAAGAGCGGCCTCCTGAGGTGCCAGAGGCGCAGTGAACCACGCGCCCAACGATCTGTGTACTCGCCGATCAGCACGTCCGCGACCGAATTGATGATGTCGAGCCCTTGTCTTGCGTCCGCGTGGGGACAGCTAAACCACTCGATCGCCAGCGCCTTCAGTTCCGCGAGCGACATCTGGGGGATGCGCGCGAGGTCGTGCTGACTGCCACGAAGCTCGTAAAGCTGGGTGAGAGTCTGGATCAGGCGAGCCTTGAACTCATCGCACGCAGGTTCGATCTGCTCGCGGAGAACAGGAAAAACTCGACCGTCATCGGCACATTCGAGCTCGAAGGGAACTCCCTCGGCGTCAAACCCGGTATACAATCCAGCTTCGATCTCGGGCGGTTCATAGTACCCCCAGAGTTCTCGAGTCTCGAAGTGGACATCGAGTGTGCTGGGATCGTCGTCGAAAATGAACAGGGGTTTCTTCATTCGCGTTACCGGGCGCAAACCGGCCACGCAGCCGATCCGCTAGATGCTCCTCCCTGTGGCGCGCTTTCCAGCGCCATGGGGAGGTGTCGAGTGTTGTTCACGAGACGGAGGGGCGGCTCGACCATCGACCCCTTCACGAAGCGAATTGACCGGCCCAGGCGAAAGCGTGCGCAGGACGCGCAAATCCCTCGAATACCCGCATAAGCTAGGCTTCGTCAGGTCTCGTAGTTGCCAGCCGACGACCCTTCCAGAGCGCATGAACGGCCACTACGGCAAGCACGACGCTGAGAACCCAAACCGTGTAGCCGCCAATGACCACGTACATCGGCGTGTGGCAAACCTCGTTCTCCAAGGCTAACCGTCCGGCACATCGCACTCCGTGAACACTACGGATGGAGTTCGCCATCGAACCGGCATAACTCAGCGCCCAATAGCCAGCATACGCTGAGAGCGCGACGCCACCGAAGCAGAGCTTGGCGCGGCGAGCCAGGTTCACAGTGTCCGCATCTCTATCCATTCGTTGATCGAGCCAAAAGGAGTCCGCCCCCCTGCCTTGCAGGGACTGATGCTCCAACTCTAATTGACTGAAGCCTCGATTGCCACAGTTGGGAGCCGTGACCGGAGACCGGACACCGTGACCGGTGCCGGCCGTCGACTCGGCGCGCTGCGCGCGCCATAGAGGTGGGTGGGCGCGCATCTAGCTTTCAGGCTTTCCGTCCAC
It encodes:
- a CDS encoding tetratricopeptide repeat protein, with translation MTTRVYQLAAELGLGKFELIDAINSLELDISVDNAMSALTPDEVAQLKRALKMEAFDPKPALGAWRLQSLTREGSPVRTDQSHLVIEEQRLWPVRPSFAGYISKHSKHEYQIEWDDEVGRLTVSRDGEESHIGLIGVNDDELRIRWAKDTRKFPRSFKSGGNLAVYQRETNPATSEQLLAGALLPESWELTYRGIELCDEGEHEEALELFDRALEIDPQHAQACYQRGVAQAERGQFDAARADFERALAIDEHLLGARESYARCLEDLGRIGEAARAWLEVAREEAAGYFEATTGLASSSKPLDVNVSPETWTYCANAFVKAGEPDKAVEVLEEAAGALDAAREKLGELSDDEWAELAAMRERLGDSSG
- a CDS encoding PARP-type zinc finger-containing protein, with translation MTQSIIEAAKSSRSKCGECKKKIDKGELRFGVYQERWDSYRWYHLACGAAQDREAFLEAAEKYGKLENLDQILEDAKSVGKGTKTPRVEVAPSARSSCVVCEEKIEPKGTLRGVLFREVEPDTWRKGFTHVECMTQVSDLDREVLLEQVLENSLLTDEQAEQVVDEL
- a CDS encoding RIO1 family regulatory kinase/ATPase domain-containing protein; translated protein: MRMPPRLVPLIEYGVIESVVRPLLSGKEAQVYLVESGGELRAAKVYKDMQKRSFRNRSEYTESRKVRNSRDRRAMGKRSRYGREQEEAAWNSAEADMIKKLYAAGVRVPKPHTFVDGVLVMECVEGPDGGVAPRIADCALDKERGVALCDQILREVVKMLCADVVHADLSVFNVLLEEDGPVIIDFPQSIAAARNNHARKILLRDVANITDALRFGRPPHELRYGYEMWDLYERGELKPDSELTGKFDVPQHDVDPDILLLEMQQVEEDEALAAIDEDLVV